Within the Thermostichus lividus PCC 6715 genome, the region CCCTTGCCCGCTGCTAAGCCATCGGCCTTGATCACGATGGGTGCCCCTTGAGACTGCACGTAGGCCACAGCATCCCCATAGGTTGTAAACACCGCTGCTGTCGCAGTAGGAATATTGGCCTCCTGCATCAGCGCTTTTGCCCACGCCTTACTGGCTTCGATTTGGGCCCCCGCACGACTGGGGCCAAACACTGGAATGTTCAACGCATGGAGGGCATCTGCCAACCCTGCTGCTAGGGGAGCCTCCGGTCCTATCACGACTAAATCTACCTGCTGCGCTTGGGCAAACTGACGAATCCCCTCTAGGTCGGTGGCCTCAATGGCAACGTTTTGGCAGCGATCGCAGCACGCCGTGCCGCCATTGCCCGGCAGGCAAAAGATATGGCTCACGCTGGCAGACTCTAACAACTTCCAAGCAATAGCGTGCTCTCTGCCGCCACTGCCGACAACAATCACCTTCACAGGTTGCTCCTATCCTCTTGGTTTTTTAACGTTGTACTCTTCATGGGACAACACACTGCGGGGCTCGATGCGATCGCCCACATCATGGCAGATCAGGCGATAGTCATAGGTGAGGGGAATGCTGATGACACTGCGGTCGTGGTTGAGGCGCTTCCCCTTAAACTGGCGATAGTCTGTGCCAGCGACCAGTTCAGCAATGACTTGGCGGGCTTTGAGGACAATCGTTTTGGGTAACCCCTGCAAATCAATCAGATCGTCGGCAAAGGTTGCCTGCCACTGCTGCCGCTCGAGCCGAGCTTGTTCCCGTTCCGTTGCTTCTCGAGCTTTGGCATCCTGTAACTGGGCACAGCGATGACAGACTTGACCATAGCCTTGATGGCCGCAGGGAAATTGTTTACGACGACGCGGCATAGTGACTCCCGGAAAGCATAAGCAGGGCAGAGAGTTCATGCCCCCTTACCCTGCTTGTAGGTTTATTTTCTGGCTAAAGGTGGGTCGTGACAACTATCCCCCTTAAGCCAGCAATGCCTCAGCTTTGGCAACCACGTTATCGACCGTAAAGCCAAATTTCTCCATGAGCACCCCACCGGGGGCTGAGGCACCAAACCGATCAATACTCAGGGTGGCATCAGCATAGCGACACCAACCAAAGCTAGCCCCGGCCTCAACGGCTAAGCGCTTCACCCCTGCAGGTAAGACACTTGCTTGGTACTCGCTGGATTGCTCGGCAAAGAGTTCCCACGACGGCATCGAAACCACCCGCACCTTTTTGCCGCTAGCCGTGAGGGTTTCAGCCGCTTTGACACAGAGGGAAACTTCAGAGCCAGTGCCAATCAAGATCAGATCGGGGGTGCCATCACAGTCCACGATGGTGTAGGCACCTTTGGCAACATTGGCTGCGGAACTACCAGCCAAATTGGGGAGGTTCTGCCGAGTTAAGGCTAAAAGCGTCGGCTGCTTGCGCCGTTGTACCGCCACTTGGTAGGCGCCGGAGGTCTCATTGCCGTCAGCAGGACGAATCACAAGCAGGTTGGGGATAGCCCGCAGCGAGGCGAGGGTTTCGACAGGCTGGTGGGTTGGGCCGTCTTCGCCAAGGGCGATGGAGTCGTGGGTCATGACGTAGATCACCCCGGCTTGAGACAGTGCCGAGAGCCGCAGCGCTGGCCGCAGGTAGTCGGCAAATACTAAAAAGGTAGCGCAGTAGGGAATCAACCCTGATTTATGGAGGGCAATGCCGTTACAGATGGCAGCCATGCCATGCTCGCGCACCCCAAAACGGATGTTACGGTTTTGGTACTGCCCTTTTTGAAAGTCACCGGAGCATTTGAGTTCGGTGAGATTGGAGTGGGTCAAGTCCGCTGAGCCACCAATCAATTCCGGCAGGTTGGGGGCGATCGCGTTTAAGCAGATCTCTGAATGCTTACGGGTGGCAACGGCTTTATCCTCTGGGGTGTAGTGGGGCAGGTTCGCATCCCAGTTGGCGGGTAAGTCCCCCCGCAGGAGTCGTTCAAACTCCGCTGCTTCCGCAGGATACTTTTGGCGGTAGGTGGCTAGGGTTTCGTTCCACTCGGCTTCTGCACGTGCGCCGCGCTCAATGGCTTTGCGGAACTGCGCTAAAACATCGTCCGGCACTACAAAGGGATCGTAATTCCAGCCTAAGTTTTCGCGGGTTAACTTGACTTCATCCACCCCAAGGGCAGCGCCGTGCACCCCAGCGGTATTGGCTTTGTTAGGAGACCCGTAGCCAATGGTGGTCGTCACTTTAATGAGGGAGGGCTTGTCGGTAACCGCTTTGGCGGCTGCAATGGCGTGGGCGATCGCCGCGAGATCGGTATTGCCATTGGTGACGTGCTGAACGTGCCAGCCGTAGGCTTCAAAGCGTTTACAGACATCTTCGGTAAAGGCAATGTCTGTGGAGCCATCGATGGAAATGTGGTTGTCATCGTACAGGGCAATGAGCTTTCCTAAGCCCCAGTGCCCCGCCAAGGAGCAGGCTTCGCCAGAAACCCCCTCCATGTTACAGCCATCGCCAAGGATGACATAGGTATAGTGATCGACCAGTTGAACATCGGGCTTATTAAACCGCGCGGCTAAGTGTGCCTCGGCCACCGCGAGACCCACAGCGTTACAAATCCCCTGCCCCAAGGGGCCGGTGGTGACTTCAACCCCTGGGGTCTCAAAATTTTCAGGGTGACCAGGGGTGCGGGAGCCCCACTGCCGGAACTGTTTAATATCCTCAATGGTGACGCTATCGTACCCCGTCAGGTAAAGCATGGCGTACTGCAACATACAGCCGTGACCTGCCGAGAGGACAAAGCGATCGCGGTTGAACCATTGCGGGTTTTTGGGGTTGTACCGCATAAATTGGTTCCAGAGGACGTAGGCCATGGGAGCGGCTCCCATGGGTAAGCCTGGGTGGCCAGAGTTGGCTTTTTGCACAGCATCGATCGCCAAGAATCGAATCGCATTAATGCAGAGGTCATCAAGGGATTGAGTTACAGCAGGCATTACTTTCTCTCTCTATAGAATTGGGTGTGCAGCGAACAGTTAAAGGTTGGGGACAAATTTGCGAAACGCTAGGGTCACATTGTGACCGCCAAAGCCAAAGGAATTGGAAAGGGCAACCACCACCGGACAGGCACGACTGTGATGGGGAACGTAGTCCAGATCACAGGCTGGATCCGGCTGCTCCAAGTTAATTGTAGGGGGATGCGGTCATGGGCAACCGCCATCACCGTGGCGATCGCCTCGATGCCACCAGACCCTCCCAGTAAATGCCCCGTCATCGACTTGGTGGAGCTAATGGGAACGCGGCGGGCATTCTCTTCGCCAAGGGCACGCTTAATCGCCGCCGTCTCGGTACTGTCATTGGCAGGGGTACTGGTGCCGTGGGCATTGATGTAGCTCACCTGATCAGGGGCAATACCGCCATCTTTGAGACAGCCTTCAATGGCACGGGCTGCCCCTTCGCCCCCGGGGGAAGGAGCCGTCATGTGGTAAGCATCACAGGTTAGGCCATAGCCGACCATTTCGGCATAGATGCGCGCCCCCCGGGCAAGGGCAAATTCTAGCTCTTCCAAAATTAAAATGCCCGCCCCTTCACCAAGGACAAAGCCATCTCGGTTCTTATCAAAGGGACGACTGGCATGGTGGGGGTCATCATTGCGGGTGGAGAGGGCACGGGCTGCCGCAAACCCAGCAACAGACAGGGGAGTGATTGCCGCTTCCGTGCCACCGCAGATCATCGCCTTGGCATAGCCGTGTTGAACGAGCCGAAAGGCATCGCCAATGGCATTGGAGCCTGCGGCGCAGGCGGTGACCGAGCAGGAGTTGGGGCCTTTGGCACCGGTATGAATTGCCGTTAGGCCTGCAGCCATGTTAGCAATCATCATCGGAATCATGAAGGGGCTACAGCGATCCGGCCCCTTACTGAGATAGATTTCCTGCTGATCTTCCATAACCCGCAGACCCCCCACCCCCGTGCCAATAATGATGCCAACGTCCGTGGCATTGCTCTCATCAATGGTGAGTTGGGCATCGGCAAGGGCTTGTTTACTGGCGGCGACCCCAAACTGGGCAAACCGATCCATGCGCTTGGCATCCTTGCGATCCATATAGAGGGTGGGGTCAAAGCCACGAACCTCACCCGCAATGCGGCAATCATGACGACTGGCATCAAAGAGGCTAATCGTGTCAATGCCGCTACGACCGGCCATTAGCCCGTCCCAATACTCTGCCAAGGTGTTGCCAAGGGGGGTAATGGCACCCATGCCGGTGACAACCACCCGTTTTTGGTGAGCCTTCGTCATTGGTCTTACGCAGCTGCCTTATTGGTGATAAAGTCTAGGACATCTTGAACAGTTTTCAACTTTTCTGCTTCTTCGTCAGGAATTTCGATATTAAAGGCTTCTTCTAGAGCCATGATCAGCTCCACGGAGTCGAGGGAGTCGGCGTTCAAGTCATCTGCAAAGCTTGCTTCGGGCACGACTTTTTCAGCATCAACACTGAGTTGATCGGCAACAATGGTTTTTACTTTTTCGAAAATTTCAGAGTCAGTCATAGATGCCTGTGAATTTCAAATGGATGGACGAATGAATGATGATGCGGGCGATCGCCATTCCTCAAATCTAGGATGTTTTGTGCCCAGAATCAACGCGCCATAATTATAGGACACATTGGGGGTACAGCCCACAAGGTCGTGGCAGGGGAGTCTGGCTATGGTAAGCTACATCTTGGGTATCATGGCTTTTTGAGTGCTTTTGCCGCCCCCATCGCTACAGTTGATGTTTGTTGTTGCTACCCGCTATTGAGTTACCGATGCATTTTACAATCGCCAGTCTGCTCGCTAATTTTACTGAAGATAAGTTTGTTGCCCCGAAAGCCCTTGAAAAAAAACTGGGGTGTGAGGATGAACAGAGCCAACGGGAATTAGAAATTGCCCTCGATGCCCTTGAGCGCATTGGTCTGCTCACGAAGGAGCGGGGAAAGTATCGCCGCAACTACGAGGAAGGTCTCATTGAAGGGCGACTGCGCTGCTCCAGTAAGGGCTTTTGCTTTGCCATTCAGGATACCGAAGGGGCAGAGGATATTTTCGTTCGTGAAAATCAACTCAGTACGGCGTGGAATGGCGATCGCGTGCTGGTGCGGGTCACGCGGGAAGGGCGCCGCAAAAAATCCCCCGAAGGAGAGGTCAAACTCATTCTAGAGCGCGGCAACCCGTCAGTGATTGCCCGGGTCAAGCAAACCGAGCATGGTTTCCGTGCTACCCCCCTTGACGATCGCCTCCTGTTTGAAATTGCCCTTGAACCCAATGAACTGGTGTCCGATCTCTCGCAGGTGGTGGATCAGCTGGTGCACGTCAACATTCGCCGCTATCCCTTGGGGGGGTATTTACCCGTAGGTGAAATTGCTCAAATTCTGGGGACTGATGCCCAGTCAGCACCGGTGCTGGATCTAATCTGTTGTAAGCACAACCTTGTGCGGCAGTTTAGTCCGGCACTGCGATCGGCGGCCACCGCCTTGAACCAGCACCTTCAAGCCATGGAGTTTGAGCAGCGGCAGGATTTACGGGAGTTAGTCACCATCACCCTAGTGGCTCCCGGCCAAGAACCCCAAGTGGCCTTTTCCCTCGATGCCCTGGATCAGGATCTATGGCAGCTTGGCGTTCATATTGCCGATGTCGGTGGCTTGCTGCCGGTGGATGACCCATTAGATCGGGCGGCACGGCGACAGGGGATAACCCTAGCCACACCAGAACTTAGCGTGCCTTTGTTGCCCCCCGAGTTAACCCTGCTGCGGCTTCTACCTGGGGGCGATCGCGCCGCGATTTCCCTGCTGATCCACCTCACCAGTACAGGGGAGGTGCAATCCTACACCATTCACCGCAGCCGCATTAGCGTAGATGCCTGTGTTGACAGTGAGCAGGTGGTTGCTACCCTAGAGCGGGGGGATAGCTCCGGAGATTGGTTGCGATCGCTCCTGCGGTTGGCCACTGCCGTGAGCCAGCGGCGACAGCAGCGGGGCAGTATCGAGATCACCCCTGCCGTGAGCTTAAACCTCGCCTACGCCGATGAAGGCTTAGCCACTGCCATTCCCCTACCGATGCTGGCACCTTGGACAAGTTTAGTGGTGCTGGCTAATGAGCTCCTCGGCAAACACTTGGCAACCCTTAGTGTTCCTGCCCTGTACCGCAGCCAGCAAGTACCGGAACTGTACGCCGTGCAGGACTTTCTGAAGCTGTGCCAAAACCTCAATTTACCCCTCAGTCTTGGAGACAGCTCCAGTGTGGCACCTCAGGATTTTCAGCGCTTCCTTGAGCAGTTAGCCACCTCCGAGCTGGCAACTGTGCTCCAAGAGCTATTGCTCGATACCCTTAAGCCCGCCACTACCTCAGGTACTCTCTCGCCCCACTTTAGTTTGGCGCTTGGCTCTGGCTATGCTCACTTTTGCTCACCGTTACAGCGCTACAGCGACATTGTCAACCAGCGGATTTTACATACCCTGCTCACCAAAGGGCGCGATCGCCGCGGCCCCCGTGCCAAGGAGCGGGTGAACCTCGGCCACTCGAGCTGCCTAGAGCAGGTCACTTGGAATGTCTTAACCACAGATGTACAGCGGGAACTGGAAGCCCTCTTAAAAGAAATTGTGGCTCATTTACAGGAGCGGGAGCGACAAACCCAGAGTGCTTGGAAAGACCTCGTAGGGCTGCAACGGGTGCGCCAAGTGCAAGCCTGTATGGGAGAGGTGCGCCCCGGCATTATCACTGGTGTTCAATCCTATGGTTTTTTTGTCGAGCTAATTGAGTTCAACGTCGAAGGCCTAGTGCACGTTAGCTCCCTCAAGGATGACTGGTACGAATATCGCGCCCACGCCCAGACCCTAACAGGACGGCGCAACCGCCTGCGTTACCGCTTAGGCGATCGGGTTGACGTACTCATCAAAAATGTCGATTCCTATCGGCAGCAAGTGGACTTAACGGTGATGAGTGGCGGCTCCCAAGCCACTGACGAGGATCTAGCAGGGGGGGCTGACCCCATCCAGACCAATACCCCCTGGTTGAGGATGACCAGCGTGCTTAGCTATGAACACTCCCAGTACAACGGTTTCACTCCATGACTTTGGTAATTTCCTGCGGGATATTTGGTATTTTGGCCTGCCATCGGCAGACCTAAAGCCAAAGCAGTTCAAAGCAAAGGTCATTCTCGGTGAGCCCATCCTCTTTGGCCGTACTAGTGACGGCACCCCCTTTGCCCTGCGCAACCTGTGCCCCCATCGGGGGATTCCGCTGCACTACGGGCACTTTGAAGGCGACGAAGTCATCTGCCCGTACCACGGCTGGCGGTTTAATCGCCATGGCCAGTGCACCCTGATTCCCTCCCTCACTAGTGACAGTGACGTTGACCCCAAGCAGTTTGGTGTCCTGAGTTATCCAGTACGGGAAGCGCAAGGGAATCTCTGGATTTATATGCCAGCCAAGGATCGGCAAGCCCCTGAACCAGCTTTGGAGGTGCCCCTTGTGCCGGGCTTCAGTGCCACAACCCAACCCCAAGCCGTACAAAAATTCATTTTTCCGGGGCATTTAGACCAAGTCTTTATTAACTTTATGGATCCGGCTCACGCACCCTTTGTCCATGGCGCGTGGTGGTGGCGTACCCGTGGGAAACTGTTTGAAAAAGCTAAAACCTTTGATCCGTCTCCCTACGGGTTTACCATGCGTCGGCATCCCCTGCTGCGTAAATCTTGGGCACACCATATCCTAGGCGGCCACCCGGAGGTGGAAATTATCTATCGCTTACCGGGAATTCGTATTGAAACCAACTACACCGATCGCCACACCTTTTGTTTTTTAATTACCCTCACCCCTATTAACGAACACCAGACTGAGCTGACCAGCATATTTTACTGGACCTTTCCGTGGTTGGCTCCCCTTAAGCCCCTGCTGGCTCCCTTTGCGCGCGAATTTATTAACCAAGACCTGCGCATTGTAGCCAAACAAAGTGAGGGGCTAGCCTACAACCCGCCCCTAACCCTGATCAAAGAGGCCGATAACCAAGCAAAGTGGTACTACCAAATTAAGCGAGAGTATGCCAAGGCCATCCAAGAGGGGCGGGAGTTTGTCAATCCTATGAAAACCCAAGTGTTGCGCTGGCGCTAGGGCTGCTGCGCTAACCACCGCTGGTAGAGATCTGGGCGACGCTGCCGGGTTCGCTCAATTTGCTGGGCTTTGCGCCATTTGGCAATGTTCTCGTGGTGCCCCGAAAGCAGCACCGACGGCACCGGCCACCCCCGAAACTCTGCCGGTCGGGTGTAGTGGGGGTAGTCGAGCAAGCCGTCCTCAAAACTCTCCTGTTGCAGGGACGCGGCTTTGCCCACCGTGCCCGGCAAGAGGCGCAGCACACCGTTGAGGATGGTTAGTGCCGGAATTTCGCCACAGGTGAGGACAAAATCACCAATAGAAATTTCTTGGGTCACCAAATGCTCGACAACCCGCTCATCCACCCCTTCGTAATGGCCACAGAGAATGACCAGTTGATCGCGGTGTTTGGCCCATTCCCACAGATGCTGTTGGCGAAGGGGCTCACCTTGGGGGGTAACGTAAATAATCTCCCGTCGCGGTAAGACGGGGAGGGACTCCACCGCAGCAAATAGGGGCGCGGGCTTCATCACCATACCGACACCACCGCCGTAGGGTTCATCGTCAACGGTATGGTGTCGATCCTCCGTAAAGTCACGGGGA harbors:
- a CDS encoding DUF7682 family zinc-binding protein, producing MPRRRKQFPCGHQGYGQVCHRCAQLQDAKAREATEREQARLERQQWQATFADDLIDLQGLPKTIVLKARQVIAELVAGTDYRQFKGKRLNHDRSVISIPLTYDYRLICHDVGDRIEPRSVLSHEEYNVKKPRG
- the tkt gene encoding transketolase translates to MPAVTQSLDDLCINAIRFLAIDAVQKANSGHPGLPMGAAPMAYVLWNQFMRYNPKNPQWFNRDRFVLSAGHGCMLQYAMLYLTGYDSVTIEDIKQFRQWGSRTPGHPENFETPGVEVTTGPLGQGICNAVGLAVAEAHLAARFNKPDVQLVDHYTYVILGDGCNMEGVSGEACSLAGHWGLGKLIALYDDNHISIDGSTDIAFTEDVCKRFEAYGWHVQHVTNGNTDLAAIAHAIAAAKAVTDKPSLIKVTTTIGYGSPNKANTAGVHGAALGVDEVKLTRENLGWNYDPFVVPDDVLAQFRKAIERGARAEAEWNETLATYRQKYPAEAAEFERLLRGDLPANWDANLPHYTPEDKAVATRKHSEICLNAIAPNLPELIGGSADLTHSNLTELKCSGDFQKGQYQNRNIRFGVREHGMAAICNGIALHKSGLIPYCATFLVFADYLRPALRLSALSQAGVIYVMTHDSIALGEDGPTHQPVETLASLRAIPNLLVIRPADGNETSGAYQVAVQRRKQPTLLALTRQNLPNLAGSSAANVAKGAYTIVDCDGTPDLILIGTGSEVSLCVKAAETLTASGKKVRVVSMPSWELFAEQSSEYQASVLPAGVKRLAVEAGASFGWCRYADATLSIDRFGASAPGGVLMEKFGFTVDNVVAKAEALLA
- the acpP gene encoding acyl carrier protein codes for the protein MTDSEIFEKVKTIVADQLSVDAEKVVPEASFADDLNADSLDSVELIMALEEAFNIEIPDEEAEKLKTVQDVLDFITNKAAA
- a CDS encoding ribonuclease R family protein, with amino-acid sequence MHFTIASLLANFTEDKFVAPKALEKKLGCEDEQSQRELEIALDALERIGLLTKERGKYRRNYEEGLIEGRLRCSSKGFCFAIQDTEGAEDIFVRENQLSTAWNGDRVLVRVTREGRRKKSPEGEVKLILERGNPSVIARVKQTEHGFRATPLDDRLLFEIALEPNELVSDLSQVVDQLVHVNIRRYPLGGYLPVGEIAQILGTDAQSAPVLDLICCKHNLVRQFSPALRSAATALNQHLQAMEFEQRQDLRELVTITLVAPGQEPQVAFSLDALDQDLWQLGVHIADVGGLLPVDDPLDRAARRQGITLATPELSVPLLPPELTLLRLLPGGDRAAISLLIHLTSTGEVQSYTIHRSRISVDACVDSEQVVATLERGDSSGDWLRSLLRLATAVSQRRQQRGSIEITPAVSLNLAYADEGLATAIPLPMLAPWTSLVVLANELLGKHLATLSVPALYRSQQVPELYAVQDFLKLCQNLNLPLSLGDSSSVAPQDFQRFLEQLATSELATVLQELLLDTLKPATTSGTLSPHFSLALGSGYAHFCSPLQRYSDIVNQRILHTLLTKGRDRRGPRAKERVNLGHSSCLEQVTWNVLTTDVQRELEALLKEIVAHLQERERQTQSAWKDLVGLQRVRQVQACMGEVRPGIITGVQSYGFFVELIEFNVEGLVHVSSLKDDWYEYRAHAQTLTGRRNRLRYRLGDRVDVLIKNVDSYRQQVDLTVMSGGSQATDEDLAGGADPIQTNTPWLRMTSVLSYEHSQYNGFTP
- a CDS encoding aromatic ring-hydroxylating oxygenase subunit alpha, whose product is MNTPSTTVSLHDFGNFLRDIWYFGLPSADLKPKQFKAKVILGEPILFGRTSDGTPFALRNLCPHRGIPLHYGHFEGDEVICPYHGWRFNRHGQCTLIPSLTSDSDVDPKQFGVLSYPVREAQGNLWIYMPAKDRQAPEPALEVPLVPGFSATTQPQAVQKFIFPGHLDQVFINFMDPAHAPFVHGAWWWRTRGKLFEKAKTFDPSPYGFTMRRHPLLRKSWAHHILGGHPEVEIIYRLPGIRIETNYTDRHTFCFLITLTPINEHQTELTSIFYWTFPWLAPLKPLLAPFAREFINQDLRIVAKQSEGLAYNPPLTLIKEADNQAKWYYQIKREYAKAIQEGREFVNPMKTQVLRWR
- the trmD gene encoding tRNA (guanosine(37)-N1)-methyltransferase TrmD, encoding MRFDIITLFPEFFSTPLKTGLMAKALDRGIASVVLTNPRDFTEDRHHTVDDEPYGGGVGMVMKPAPLFAAVESLPVLPRREIIYVTPQGEPLRQQHLWEWAKHRDQLVILCGHYEGVDERVVEHLVTQEISIGDFVLTCGEIPALTILNGVLRLLPGTVGKAASLQQESFEDGLLDYPHYTRPAEFRGWPVPSVLLSGHHENIAKWRKAQQIERTRQRRPDLYQRWLAQQP